In one Trichlorobacter lovleyi SZ genomic region, the following are encoded:
- a CDS encoding bifunctional 3,4-dihydroxy-2-butanone-4-phosphate synthase/GTP cyclohydrolase II, producing the protein MGVCTIEEAIEDIRQGKMVILVDDEDRENEGDLTMAAEMATPEAINFMAKYGRGLICLTLTPQKCDALGLKPMVRDNTSPFETAFTVSIEAKRGVTTGISAADRSHTILTAVAPNASAADLVSPGHIFPLRAKPGGVLVRTGQTEGSVDLARLAGLTPAGVICEIMNDDGSMSRMPELRKFAKQHGLKICTVADLVAYRLKHEQLVRPVADAKLPSRYGGDWRVVAFENDVDKLDHIALIKGDLSGDQPVLVRVHSECLTGDVMGSQRCDCGDQLHKAMEAIDKEGRGVILYMRQEGRGIGLINKLKAYELQDQGMDTVEANQQLGFKADMRDYGVGAQILLALGIRKIRILTNNPRKLVGLQGYGIQIVDRVSIEANPTCSNKGYLRTKRDKLGHLLEKV; encoded by the coding sequence ATGGGCGTATGTACGATTGAAGAGGCGATTGAAGATATCCGTCAGGGCAAGATGGTCATTCTGGTGGATGACGAGGATAGGGAGAACGAAGGCGATCTGACCATGGCTGCCGAGATGGCAACCCCGGAGGCGATCAACTTCATGGCAAAATATGGCCGGGGCCTGATCTGTCTGACCCTGACCCCGCAAAAGTGCGATGCCCTGGGACTGAAGCCGATGGTGCGGGACAATACCTCCCCCTTTGAGACCGCTTTTACGGTTTCAATCGAGGCCAAACGCGGCGTTACCACCGGCATTTCTGCTGCAGACCGTTCCCACACCATTCTGACGGCTGTTGCCCCCAACGCCTCAGCAGCTGATCTGGTCAGTCCCGGTCATATCTTCCCGCTGCGTGCCAAGCCGGGCGGGGTGCTGGTTCGTACCGGTCAGACCGAGGGGTCGGTTGATCTGGCGCGGTTGGCAGGGCTGACCCCGGCCGGCGTGATCTGCGAGATCATGAATGATGACGGCAGTATGTCCCGTATGCCGGAGTTACGGAAGTTTGCCAAACAACATGGTCTGAAGATCTGCACCGTGGCTGATCTGGTGGCCTACCGTCTGAAGCATGAGCAACTTGTCCGGCCTGTTGCCGATGCCAAACTGCCGTCCCGTTATGGCGGTGACTGGCGGGTGGTGGCCTTTGAAAATGATGTGGACAAGCTTGATCATATAGCCCTGATCAAGGGAGACCTCTCCGGTGATCAACCGGTACTGGTGCGGGTGCATTCAGAGTGCCTGACTGGCGATGTGATGGGATCCCAGCGTTGTGATTGCGGTGATCAGCTGCACAAGGCGATGGAGGCGATTGACAAGGAAGGACGCGGGGTTATTCTCTATATGCGCCAGGAGGGGCGGGGGATCGGCCTGATCAACAAGCTGAAAGCGTACGAACTGCAGGATCAGGGAATGGATACGGTTGAAGCCAATCAACAACTCGGTTTTAAGGCTGACATGCGAGATTACGGGGTCGGCGCCCAGATCCTGCTGGCTTTAGGCATCCGTAAAATCAGAATTCTGACCAACAACCCTCGTAAGCTGGTAGGTCTGCAAGGGTATGGCATTCAGATCGTGGACAGGGTATCGATTGAAGCCAATCCCACCTGCTCAAACAAAGGTTACCTCAGAACCAAACGTGATAAACTGGGGCATCTGCTGGAAAAAGTCTGA
- a CDS encoding riboflavin synthase, whose amino-acid sequence MFTGLIECTGRVVALRRGGERAVLEVSAPLPVSEVCIGDSIAVNGACLTVVAMQGDRFSFDVSPETVTRTTFATLQPGSPVNLERALRLGGRLDGHLVTGHIDCVGRLESRTNQGNAVVLEFSLPREQARMLVEKGSVAIDGISLTVNGVTDSGFSVSIIPHTLEKTTLAAVGPGKQVNIETDVIGKYVARLVGPHAGTGGLTMEKLMQNGFI is encoded by the coding sequence ATGTTTACCGGTCTGATCGAGTGTACCGGGCGTGTGGTTGCCCTGCGTCGCGGCGGGGAGCGTGCCGTGCTGGAGGTTTCTGCTCCGTTGCCCGTCAGTGAGGTCTGTATCGGTGACTCAATTGCCGTAAACGGTGCCTGTCTGACGGTCGTGGCTATGCAGGGGGATCGTTTCAGCTTTGATGTATCGCCTGAAACGGTGACCCGTACCACCTTTGCTACCCTGCAGCCGGGCAGCCCGGTCAATCTGGAACGGGCCCTGCGGTTGGGCGGCCGTCTGGACGGACATCTGGTAACCGGGCATATTGACTGTGTCGGACGGCTTGAAAGCAGGACGAATCAGGGCAATGCTGTTGTTCTTGAGTTCAGCCTGCCGCGTGAACAGGCCAGGATGCTGGTGGAAAAGGGGTCGGTGGCAATAGACGGGATCAGTCTGACGGTCAACGGGGTGACCGACAGCGGTTTTTCGGTTTCGATCATTCCCCATACCCTGGAAAAGACAACCCTGGCGGCTGTCGGACCTGGCAAGCAAGTGAACATTGAGACCGATGTTATCGGTAAATATGTGGCAAGGCTGGTTGGTCCCCATGCCGGTACGGGTGGACTGACCATGGAAAAACTGATGCAGAACGGTTTTATCTGA
- a CDS encoding DNA internalization-related competence protein ComEC/Rec2, giving the protein MIPERPLVIPLAFLAAGSLAEYLLAIPFSRLIPVVLLVLLVFALPFRKQVLFSCLLALFWMSWEMAALAPRLDIRNVRTGISGYEGKQLLVEGIVVRRPAILPEGERLVLQVERVFAGSAESLSSGSLLLTIAKGHGSWLTGDRIRCPVKVRVPQLLGLPGEFDYGRYLTLRGIEATGWIPDAESVVLMRGAARASWQRSIDSLAMRSQEFIRQCLPDSAQRGVVLALATGNQQEVPPDVAAAYTRAGVTHILSVSGFHVGVVTAVWVIMLRWLMLRWEWLALQLDLRRAALLSTLPVMLLYLVFTGGAPATARSVFMVAAVVLAAWSEREIDLLDALLLAAFVLLLQDPAVLFNLSFQLSFLSLWGLLVLTPLLTKPVEHLLKQEWQRMTVLFFAASLAAVLATMAPVLASFHQVSFTGIAANLVVVPLLGYGATVLATMAVPLSFFMPSFAALVLMFTGWLVQLSNTFVQWIARVPVLHSFSAGSTDVVITIALLAVLGFVHGRRTRMYAGSLLLVALVLVHLWPGPALDGKLRMTFLSVGQGDATLIQLPDGRTMLVDGGGYLRDTGRDFGERYLVPALHGLSVKQIDIMVLSHPHPDHLGGLPAVAEQFKVGEYWQAKGSAQGADYQRLINALAHQKTTTRILQQGDRLQVGEGVLVSVLSSPQGEQSLKTDNDDSLVLQLQQAGFSALMMGDAGFPVEEMLLSQGIGPATVLKVGHHGSKTATGESFLRRIKPNVAVVSVGAGNSFGLPADETLDKIRHQGAVLYRTDQQGTIQLLSDGHTYTVGPLVTENGLVRAIRRFALTASNQLR; this is encoded by the coding sequence ATGATTCCTGAACGTCCGCTCGTAATACCACTTGCCTTTCTTGCTGCCGGCAGCCTGGCAGAGTATCTGTTGGCTATTCCTTTTTCCAGATTGATTCCAGTGGTTCTGTTAGTTTTGCTTGTTTTTGCTCTGCCGTTTAGGAAGCAGGTGCTGTTCAGCTGTCTGCTGGCATTATTCTGGATGAGCTGGGAGATGGCTGCCCTGGCTCCCAGGCTGGATATCAGGAATGTCAGGACAGGAATCTCAGGCTATGAGGGAAAGCAGCTTCTGGTTGAGGGGATAGTGGTGCGGCGTCCAGCCATCCTGCCTGAAGGAGAACGGCTCGTGCTGCAGGTCGAGCGGGTCTTTGCAGGCAGCGCAGAGTCTCTCTCGAGCGGTTCCCTGTTGTTAACCATTGCAAAGGGGCACGGGAGCTGGCTGACCGGTGACCGGATACGTTGTCCGGTGAAAGTCAGGGTTCCACAACTGCTTGGGCTGCCCGGTGAGTTTGATTACGGTCGGTATCTGACATTGCGCGGCATTGAAGCAACTGGCTGGATACCTGATGCTGAATCGGTTGTTCTGATGCGTGGAGCTGCCAGAGCGTCATGGCAGCGCAGCATAGATAGTCTGGCCATGCGCAGCCAGGAATTCATTCGCCAGTGCCTGCCCGACTCCGCTCAGCGTGGCGTCGTGCTTGCCCTGGCAACCGGCAACCAGCAGGAGGTGCCTCCAGATGTAGCTGCAGCCTATACTCGGGCTGGTGTTACCCATATACTGTCCGTTTCCGGCTTCCATGTCGGGGTGGTGACAGCGGTCTGGGTCATCATGCTTAGATGGCTGATGCTGCGGTGGGAATGGCTGGCTCTGCAGCTGGATCTCCGCAGAGCTGCCTTGTTGTCAACGCTGCCGGTTATGTTGCTGTATCTGGTCTTTACGGGGGGAGCGCCGGCCACTGCAAGGTCAGTATTTATGGTGGCGGCAGTGGTGTTGGCGGCCTGGAGTGAACGTGAAATAGATCTCCTGGATGCGTTGTTACTGGCAGCCTTTGTGCTGTTACTGCAAGATCCTGCTGTGCTGTTTAATCTCTCGTTCCAGCTTTCCTTCTTGTCTCTGTGGGGATTGCTTGTCCTGACACCACTTTTGACTAAACCTGTTGAGCATCTGCTAAAGCAGGAATGGCAGCGTATGACAGTACTGTTTTTTGCCGCCTCTCTGGCTGCTGTGCTTGCAACTATGGCACCGGTGCTTGCATCATTTCATCAGGTTTCATTTACCGGAATAGCAGCTAATCTGGTGGTGGTGCCATTGCTCGGTTACGGTGCAACAGTTCTGGCAACAATGGCAGTCCCTCTGTCATTTTTCATGCCGTCGTTTGCTGCCTTGGTGCTGATGTTTACAGGCTGGCTGGTGCAGTTGAGTAATACTTTTGTCCAGTGGATCGCCCGGGTTCCGGTACTTCACAGTTTCAGTGCCGGCAGCACTGATGTGGTGATAACCATTGCCTTGCTTGCTGTACTTGGCTTTGTACATGGACGCCGGACCAGGATGTATGCCGGCAGCCTGCTGCTGGTTGCCCTGGTGCTGGTGCACCTCTGGCCTGGTCCTGCACTGGATGGGAAGCTCAGGATGACTTTTTTGAGTGTGGGGCAAGGGGATGCAACCTTGATTCAATTGCCTGACGGGCGTACCATGCTGGTGGATGGTGGTGGTTATCTGCGGGATACCGGCCGGGATTTCGGTGAACGATACCTGGTACCCGCCTTGCACGGTCTGAGTGTTAAACAGATTGATATCATGGTGTTAAGCCATCCACATCCTGATCATCTGGGAGGATTGCCTGCAGTTGCAGAACAGTTCAAGGTAGGGGAATACTGGCAGGCAAAAGGCAGCGCTCAGGGGGCTGACTATCAGCGTTTGATAAATGCGTTGGCGCATCAGAAAACAACTACGCGGATCTTGCAACAGGGGGATCGTCTTCAGGTTGGGGAGGGGGTGCTGGTTTCTGTTCTGTCATCACCGCAAGGGGAACAGTCCCTGAAAACCGATAACGACGATTCACTGGTGCTGCAGCTTCAGCAGGCAGGTTTCAGTGCTTTGATGATGGGCGATGCCGGTTTTCCGGTTGAGGAGATGCTGCTGAGCCAAGGGATAGGACCGGCAACCGTGCTCAAGGTGGGACACCATGGCAGTAAAACTGCCACAGGTGAGAGCTTTCTGCGACGAATCAAGCCAAACGTTGCAGTGGTATCGGTTGGTGCAGGCAACAGTTTTGGTCTGCCGGCGGACGAGACGCTGGATAAAATCAGGCACCAGGGGGCTGTTCTTTATCGTACCGACCAGCAGGGTACTATTCAGCTGCTCAGTGACGGACACACCTATACGGTTGGGCCGCTTGTGACGGAAAATGGATTGGTGCGAGCAATCAGACGTTTTGCTTTGACAGCCAGTAACCAGCTGCGATAA
- a CDS encoding tetratricopeptide repeat protein, translated as MITEKLHEELTRAIDLLDAGNPAAALQLLDKYSGHTPTDPHAHFYRGDTLAELGRLDEAIQAYRTGTDIVPDDPDALTTLGDLLFEAGRHQEALAQYRAVLLIDPQDADALVSIGLVHNALDQTEEAKAAFRLAIEHEPDNTFAWNALGDLYYGSGDHKAAIEAYQKGIELDPTDPAAYHNLGELYYDLEEYDPAEENCKIAVKLAPDFSMAYLTLGGICMDQERMKDALTYYRLYLKYETSPQAADMLAEVRAVVEGLQEELKG; from the coding sequence ATGATTACTGAAAAACTGCATGAAGAGTTGACCAGGGCAATTGACCTGCTTGATGCCGGCAATCCTGCCGCAGCCTTGCAATTACTTGATAAGTATAGCGGGCACACACCAACTGATCCCCACGCACACTTTTACCGCGGTGACACTTTGGCAGAGCTGGGGCGGCTTGATGAGGCCATACAGGCCTATCGCACCGGCACAGACATTGTTCCTGATGACCCAGACGCCCTTACCACTCTGGGGGACCTGTTGTTTGAAGCAGGCCGTCATCAGGAGGCCCTGGCGCAGTACCGGGCTGTCCTGCTGATTGACCCCCAGGATGCCGATGCCCTGGTCAGCATCGGCCTTGTCCACAACGCCCTTGACCAGACTGAGGAAGCTAAGGCGGCTTTCAGGCTGGCTATTGAACATGAACCGGACAACACCTTTGCCTGGAATGCGCTGGGGGATCTGTATTACGGCAGTGGAGATCACAAGGCTGCCATTGAGGCCTACCAGAAGGGAATTGAGCTTGACCCGACCGACCCGGCTGCCTACCATAATCTGGGAGAACTCTACTATGATCTTGAAGAGTATGATCCGGCAGAGGAAAACTGTAAAATAGCAGTCAAACTGGCACCGGATTTCAGCATGGCCTACCTGACCCTGGGAGGGATCTGCATGGATCAGGAGCGGATGAAAGACGCACTAACGTATTATCGTCTGTACCTTAAGTACGAGACGTCTCCCCAGGCAGCGGATATGCTTGCCGAAGTAAGGGCTGTCGTAGAAGGGTTGCAGGAAGAATTGAAAGGGTAA
- the ptsP gene encoding phosphoenolpyruvate--protein phosphotransferase: MQREQSQHFLGLRTLEDISSIILHSHDLQETLDNIVTIVAKRMGSEVCSIYLLEDDGETLVLKATKGLSKNAVGKIMMKTSEGLSGLVVQTRDMVTTDNAPAHPRYKYFKHSKEERYLSFLGLPLFERKTPIGVIVVQTVAARSFTEVEISILRTITFQISSIVLNAKLLDSIQSKEQERAYYEQELARLKTHRPSDGGREQPETKSKTRALGGTAVSPGFSHGKVYILDRFSDKVIKVAKVGSVEEELHKFRIALEKVTIQTIYMEKRVSELLSEDDASIFHTHLMILEDRGFLNKINDLIDQGVGATRAVHEVVQGYIEVFSAMEDPYLRERSADMEDIGRRIIDVLEGNENDGVKLKEKRVIVAEDIFPSDMAMLDHDKILGIVTEKGNIYSHAAIMAKSLGIPAVVGVKGLLHAANVKDQVIVDGTSGHIYLNPEKQVREEYLRLEKEYTIRLKELEPLRDLPAVTSDGMRILLRANIGLLSDVRTAVANGAEGVGLYRTEFPYMARTTFPNREEQASLYRKILEGFPGQPVNIRTLDIGGDKGLPYFSYPHEDNPFLGWRSIRVSLDEEEIFREQLAGILLAAPAGQATIMFPLISCLDEVRRIRSILNSVVAELCRQGHDVCGGLPMGIMVEVPAAVQIIDRLAAEVDYLSIGTNDLIQYLLAADRNNAKVKQYYEPYHPAVLHAIKRVADVGQRMGKKVSVCGEMAADPLNALLLVGMGVREFSLSAPSIPLVKQALRSHSLRLCQAMARKVLAFDTACDIKRYLAKRRKELFE; the protein is encoded by the coding sequence ATGCAGCGTGAACAATCACAACATTTTCTTGGTCTGAGAACCTTGGAAGATATCAGCAGTATCATCTTGCATTCCCATGATTTGCAGGAAACCTTGGATAATATTGTTACGATTGTTGCCAAGCGGATGGGGAGCGAGGTCTGCTCAATCTACCTGCTGGAAGATGATGGTGAGACCCTGGTACTCAAAGCTACCAAGGGACTTTCAAAAAATGCTGTCGGAAAGATCATGATGAAGACATCAGAAGGTCTTTCCGGATTAGTGGTGCAGACCAGGGATATGGTTACCACCGATAATGCCCCTGCGCACCCGCGCTATAAATATTTCAAGCATTCCAAGGAAGAACGCTATCTTTCGTTCCTTGGGTTGCCTTTGTTTGAGCGCAAGACGCCGATCGGCGTCATTGTGGTCCAGACGGTCGCTGCCCGTAGTTTTACAGAAGTTGAGATCAGTATTCTCAGGACCATTACCTTTCAGATCAGCAGCATCGTCCTGAATGCCAAATTACTGGACTCCATCCAGAGTAAAGAGCAGGAGCGGGCTTACTATGAACAGGAACTGGCTCGTCTCAAGACTCACCGCCCTAGTGACGGTGGTCGCGAACAGCCGGAAACAAAATCTAAAACCCGTGCACTGGGGGGGACTGCCGTCTCTCCAGGGTTCAGTCATGGCAAGGTCTATATTCTTGATCGTTTCAGCGACAAGGTGATCAAGGTTGCCAAAGTCGGCTCTGTTGAAGAAGAACTGCATAAATTCAGGATAGCTCTGGAAAAAGTAACTATCCAGACTATTTATATGGAAAAACGTGTCAGTGAACTGTTGTCAGAAGATGATGCTTCAATCTTTCATACCCATCTGATGATTCTTGAAGACAGGGGCTTTCTTAATAAAATTAACGATCTGATTGATCAGGGGGTTGGCGCAACCAGGGCGGTACATGAGGTAGTCCAGGGCTATATCGAGGTTTTTTCAGCCATGGAAGATCCTTACCTCCGGGAACGTTCCGCTGATATGGAGGATATCGGCCGCAGGATCATTGATGTGCTGGAAGGGAATGAGAACGATGGAGTAAAGTTGAAGGAAAAACGGGTCATCGTTGCAGAGGATATCTTTCCCTCCGACATGGCCATGCTGGATCATGATAAAATTCTGGGAATAGTGACGGAAAAAGGCAATATCTATTCTCATGCTGCCATTATGGCAAAGTCTCTGGGAATCCCAGCTGTTGTCGGGGTAAAGGGGCTGCTCCATGCAGCCAATGTCAAAGATCAGGTGATTGTTGACGGCACTTCCGGCCACATTTACCTGAATCCTGAAAAGCAGGTCCGCGAAGAGTACCTTAGACTTGAAAAAGAGTACACCATCCGTTTAAAGGAGCTGGAGCCGCTTCGGGATTTACCGGCAGTAACCAGCGATGGCATGCGGATTTTGTTGCGGGCCAATATCGGGCTGTTGTCTGATGTCAGGACCGCGGTTGCCAATGGCGCCGAGGGGGTCGGACTGTACCGGACCGAGTTCCCTTACATGGCCCGCACAACCTTCCCTAACCGTGAGGAACAGGCATCCCTCTACCGCAAAATTCTGGAAGGATTTCCGGGGCAGCCGGTCAATATTCGTACTCTGGATATCGGCGGAGATAAGGGACTGCCCTATTTCAGCTACCCCCATGAAGACAACCCGTTTCTGGGCTGGCGCTCAATTCGTGTTTCACTGGATGAAGAAGAAATTTTTCGTGAGCAGTTGGCAGGTATCCTTTTGGCAGCCCCGGCTGGTCAGGCCACCATTATGTTTCCGTTAATCAGCTGCCTTGATGAGGTGCGCAGGATCAGATCGATTCTGAATTCGGTAGTGGCCGAGCTATGCCGGCAGGGCCATGATGTCTGCGGTGGACTTCCAATGGGGATCATGGTGGAGGTGCCGGCGGCTGTACAGATTATTGACCGCTTGGCAGCAGAGGTGGATTACCTGAGTATCGGCACTAATGACCTGATTCAGTATCTGCTTGCAGCGGACCGCAACAATGCCAAGGTCAAGCAGTATTATGAACCGTATCATCCGGCAGTGCTGCATGCCATCAAGCGGGTTGCAGACGTTGGACAGCGGATGGGAAAGAAGGTTTCAGTCTGTGGTGAGATGGCAGCTGATCCACTGAATGCCCTTTTGCTGGTAGGGATGGGGGTTCGCGAATTCAGTCTGTCCGCCCCCAGCATTCCGCTGGTTAAGCAGGCGCTGCGCTCGCACTCGTTGCGATTATGCCAGGCCATGGCCCGTAAGGTACTGGCCTTTGATACAGCCTGTGATATCAAACGCTATCTTGCAAAACGCCGCAAGGAGTTGTTCGAGTAG
- a CDS encoding epoxyqueuosine reductase QueH yields the protein MRVLLHTCCGPCALYPLTSLRAEGVDVTGFFFNHNIHPYQEYVRRRDAAQQMADLEGMPLVLRDEYRLEEFLANVAAEPDKRCGYCYASRLDAVAAAAREGGFDTFTSSLFYSRYQNHELMRRKAEESAARYGVQFLYRDFRPGWQEGIRRSKELGLYRQQYCGCVYSEKERYCR from the coding sequence ATGCGCGTTCTGTTGCATACCTGTTGCGGTCCCTGTGCGCTGTATCCTCTGACCAGCCTGCGTGCTGAAGGGGTGGATGTTACCGGTTTTTTCTTTAACCATAACATACATCCCTACCAGGAGTATGTCCGGCGGCGAGATGCTGCGCAGCAGATGGCAGATCTGGAAGGGATGCCGCTGGTACTGCGGGATGAGTACCGCCTGGAGGAATTCCTTGCCAATGTGGCTGCAGAGCCTGATAAACGCTGTGGCTACTGCTACGCTTCACGCCTGGATGCTGTGGCTGCGGCAGCGAGGGAAGGCGGTTTTGATACCTTTACCTCGTCGCTTTTCTACAGCCGATACCAGAATCATGAGTTGATGCGCCGGAAGGCTGAAGAGTCAGCAGCGCGCTATGGTGTTCAATTTCTCTATCGCGACTTCAGGCCCGGCTGGCAGGAGGGGATTCGACGTTCCAAAGAGCTGGGGCTGTACCGCCAGCAGTACTGCGGCTGTGTCTACAGCGAGAAGGAGCGCTACTGCCGTTGA
- a CDS encoding DUF362 domain-containing protein, which produces MAHTITDDCTNCAACEDSCPVNAISEQGSKRVIDADTCIDCGACVDTCPVNAIHA; this is translated from the coding sequence ATGGCACACACTATTACTGACGATTGCACCAACTGCGCAGCATGTGAAGACTCCTGCCCTGTCAACGCAATTAGCGAGCAAGGCAGCAAGCGCGTTATCGATGCAGACACCTGCATTGACTGCGGCGCCTGTGTAGACACCTGCCCTGTCAACGCAATCCACGCTTAG
- a CDS encoding acetate kinase gives MIIMALNCGSSSVKYQLFDWDKKVVVAKGMVERVIVGDSYIVHEVPGRDNYKLEQDCPDHRAAIDLVIRTVTDRECGVLQSVAEISAVGHRVVHGGEKFTCSVRIDDDVLNAVKDVQHLAPLHNPPNIEGIEAARALMPAIPHVAIFDTAFHQTMPEHAFLYPVPYDWYENHGVRRYGFHGTSHLYVSKRAAMLLGKPAEQCNIITMHIGNGVSHCAIKGGVSVDTTMGLTPLEGAVMGTRSGDIDPAIPAFMMQKENLSAKEIDSVLNKKSGILGITGRYTDRRDVIEHAAKGDHRCQLALDIEAYRLKKYIGAYMAAIGKLDAVVFTAGVGEMGAAIREKAIEGLEHIGIHLDRERNAGAMTRKRESLITTDDSPVKVYVIPTDEELVFTEDVVAILNGTYTDHMQFEYSFAKPDFVRT, from the coding sequence ATGATTATCATGGCATTGAACTGCGGAAGCTCGTCTGTAAAATACCAGTTGTTTGACTGGGATAAAAAGGTGGTTGTTGCCAAGGGGATGGTTGAACGGGTTATTGTTGGTGACTCCTATATCGTCCATGAAGTTCCGGGCAGAGATAACTACAAGCTTGAGCAAGACTGCCCGGATCACAGGGCTGCCATTGACCTGGTCATCCGTACGGTCACTGATCGTGAGTGTGGTGTGCTGCAGAGTGTTGCTGAAATCTCTGCGGTTGGCCACCGGGTGGTGCATGGTGGTGAGAAGTTCACCTGCTCAGTGCGGATTGATGATGATGTACTCAACGCTGTCAAGGATGTACAACATCTGGCCCCACTTCATAATCCGCCCAATATTGAAGGTATTGAGGCTGCCCGTGCGCTGATGCCTGCCATACCTCATGTTGCTATTTTTGATACAGCCTTCCACCAGACCATGCCGGAGCATGCTTTTCTGTACCCCGTACCCTATGACTGGTATGAAAACCATGGTGTTCGTCGCTATGGCTTTCATGGTACCTCCCATCTGTATGTCTCCAAGCGTGCCGCCATGTTGTTAGGCAAACCTGCGGAACAGTGCAATATCATTACCATGCATATTGGAAACGGTGTTTCCCACTGCGCCATCAAGGGCGGCGTGTCAGTTGATACCACCATGGGGCTGACGCCTTTGGAAGGTGCCGTCATGGGCACACGCAGTGGTGATATTGATCCGGCCATTCCTGCCTTTATGATGCAGAAAGAAAATCTCTCCGCAAAGGAGATTGATAGTGTTCTGAACAAGAAAAGCGGTATCCTGGGGATTACCGGCCGCTATACCGACCGCCGTGATGTGATTGAGCATGCTGCGAAAGGAGACCACCGCTGTCAGTTGGCACTGGATATCGAGGCGTACCGCCTGAAAAAGTATATTGGTGCCTATATGGCAGCCATAGGGAAACTGGATGCGGTTGTCTTCACCGCTGGTGTGGGGGAAATGGGGGCCGCTATCCGTGAGAAGGCGATTGAAGGGCTTGAGCATATCGGCATTCATCTTGACCGGGAGCGTAATGCCGGCGCCATGACCCGTAAGCGGGAGTCACTGATTACCACCGACGATTCACCGGTCAAGGTCTATGTTATCCCTACCGATGAAGAACTGGTCTTTACTGAGGATGTGGTGGCGATTCTGAACGGCACCTATACTGACCATATGCAGTTTGAGTATTCTTTTGCAAAGCCTGACTTTGTAAGGACGTAG